DNA from Krasilnikovia cinnamomea:
GCGGGTGCCGGTCGCCGCGGCGAGGTCGAGCAGCGTGGTCAGCAGGGCACGGGTCTGCTCGCGGCGGCTCTCGTCGGCGAGCTCGTACAGCTCCGCCGCGAAGATCACGGGGAACCCGGCGCCGGTACGCACGACGTACCGGACATAGGCGCCCGCCGCGGCGGCCAGGCGGGCGGCCGGGTCCGGGGTCGCCGCGTCGGCGGCGGCCGTGATCTCTGCGCGCAGGTCGCGGGCGGCGGCGGCCGACACCGCGGCCAGCAGGTGGGCGCGGTCCGGGAAGTGCCGGTACGGCGCCGCCGAACTCACCTTCAGCCGGCGGGCGACCGCCGCGACCGAGAAGTGCTGCAGGCCGGACTCGGCCAGGAGCTCGAAGCTGGCCTGGATCACCGCCGCGCGGAGGCTGCCGTGGTGGTAGCCCCGGTCCGTGGACACGTCCCCTCCCCGGCTTGCCGTTCGTGTAAGTGACCTCTTACATTAGCAAGTGATAGCCCTCTTACATGGCGGAGGC
Protein-coding regions in this window:
- a CDS encoding TetR/AcrR family transcriptional regulator, which translates into the protein MSTDRGYHHGSLRAAVIQASFELLAESGLQHFSVAAVARRLKVSSAAPYRHFPDRAHLLAAVSAAAARDLRAEITAAADAATPDPAARLAAAAGAYVRYVVRTGAGFPVIFAAELYELADESRREQTRALLTTLLDLAAATGTRTYREDLLLVETTVAVAHGYTTLYVDGFFARNSSTIDDVAARAVAATRTLITPDRA